A portion of the Candidatus Kryptonium sp. genome contains these proteins:
- a CDS encoding TonB-dependent receptor, translated as MLRRLLLFYLFSLLIVGVALAGETGKIRGKVVDKETKEPLPGVNVVLIGTAYGAATDLKGEYVIVNIPVGTYDVKASFVGYRAVTIKGVRVLPDFTTEVNFELPSETIQLEEVVVTAERKLIQKDATSTVTAVTAQEIQSIPVNSYQEVMILAPGVVQANNGGLGGGDDGIHVRGGRTHEVSYVVDGIRVDDLLYGGSALDVSRLGIASVSILSGTFNAEYGQAQSAVVNIVTQEGGSKFSGNLRVGTDQFGKLGWKDNDWGTFRGEFSLSGPVVPGKDFATFFISGDRSFTRTYLNRFTGPTYKTPGGRVIQNTYENLGFFDSRVRGNAKFTLKFFENLKIRLGYAVTNRKNKGYDHYFKYQYLLKMKDPSLPEFQGTNYRTSTLYSAHLTHALSGNTYYEVKFSQFNTRYKFYIYEEQLKGDFSRIFTPVRGNNLFDSTSNYEFGGPYRATLWLKDALKMGFPLYRDYVIGSDTIKKGTRLTPELIARLRQAGIDRVDVWAISMDDYVQHYFVLTNTFSASFASQIDRYNFIKFGFEFKQYDLSDWWISGINSYWDHLDTLQPEDTRHYETAYYKFRPVQAAAYIQDKIEIEDLIINIGLRFDYLNPKAPDVYKVIDLRASDPNADISKVGNVKPKWHISPRIGFSHPISDRAKIHFAYGQFYQYPDMFFLYRRFNQNNPNYPYPNLAQGYEPRIGNPNLKPETTHAYEVGADVVLTEDIVMSITAFYKDTYDYISTKRYFRDPYTYTQIVNLDYANSRGIEFALRKRLSNHYAFQINYTYSRAEGNADNWATHFWEAYTASVTGYIPPKRTTTLAWDQPHTLSFIFNVIYDTWGLNFIGNFGSGLPYTPTDARGTYLTGEINSGRQPWTGNIDVRAYKTFKIGFLNATLWADITNLLNKKNVLNVFDDSGRPDYSTNPAISPENRHRPHWFSAPRHVEIGIELNF; from the coding sequence ATGTTAAGAAGGTTACTTCTTTTTTATTTGTTTTCACTTTTGATTGTTGGGGTTGCTCTTGCTGGTGAGACGGGGAAAATTCGTGGTAAAGTTGTTGACAAAGAAACAAAAGAACCCTTACCTGGAGTAAATGTTGTTTTAATTGGCACGGCTTATGGTGCTGCTACCGATTTGAAAGGCGAATATGTAATAGTTAATATCCCAGTTGGCACATATGATGTAAAGGCGTCGTTCGTTGGATATAGAGCTGTTACCATAAAAGGAGTGAGGGTTTTGCCTGACTTTACAACTGAGGTTAATTTTGAGTTGCCGAGCGAAACAATTCAACTTGAGGAGGTCGTTGTTACAGCTGAAAGAAAGTTAATACAAAAAGATGCAACTTCAACAGTCACAGCAGTAACTGCACAAGAAATTCAATCAATCCCTGTTAATTCATATCAAGAGGTCATGATCTTAGCTCCTGGCGTGGTTCAAGCGAATAACGGGGGACTTGGAGGTGGAGATGACGGAATACATGTTAGAGGTGGCAGAACACATGAAGTTAGTTATGTAGTTGATGGCATTCGCGTTGACGATCTTCTCTATGGTGGGTCGGCTCTTGATGTGTCCAGACTTGGAATAGCATCGGTTTCAATTTTATCTGGGACATTTAATGCTGAATACGGACAAGCGCAATCGGCAGTTGTTAATATCGTAACTCAAGAGGGTGGTTCAAAGTTTTCTGGAAATTTAAGGGTTGGGACAGATCAGTTTGGGAAACTTGGTTGGAAAGATAACGATTGGGGGACATTTAGAGGGGAATTTTCATTAAGTGGTCCTGTTGTTCCAGGGAAGGACTTTGCGACATTCTTCATCAGTGGAGATAGGTCTTTTACTAGAACCTATTTAAACAGATTCACAGGTCCAACATATAAAACTCCCGGTGGAAGAGTGATACAAAATACTTATGAAAATCTTGGCTTTTTTGATAGTAGGGTTAGAGGAAACGCAAAGTTCACATTGAAATTCTTTGAAAACTTGAAAATTCGGCTTGGATATGCTGTGACCAATAGAAAGAACAAAGGATATGACCATTACTTTAAATACCAATATCTTTTGAAAATGAAAGATCCAAGTTTACCGGAGTTTCAAGGGACGAACTATAGAACCAGCACTCTTTATTCGGCGCATCTAACGCACGCTTTGAGTGGAAATACTTATTATGAAGTTAAGTTTTCACAGTTTAACACAAGATATAAGTTCTACATTTACGAGGAACAGCTGAAGGGAGATTTCTCAAGAATATTTACGCCAGTTAGAGGGAATAATTTATTTGATTCAACATCTAACTACGAGTTCGGTGGTCCTTACAGGGCGACTTTGTGGTTAAAAGATGCTTTGAAAATGGGATTCCCACTTTATCGTGATTATGTCATTGGCAGTGATACGATCAAAAAAGGAACAAGGTTAACTCCTGAACTTATCGCAAGATTGAGACAAGCAGGGATTGATAGGGTAGATGTTTGGGCTATTTCAATGGATGATTATGTTCAACATTACTTTGTTTTAACAAATACATTTTCAGCAAGTTTTGCCAGCCAAATTGACAGATATAACTTTATTAAGTTCGGTTTTGAATTCAAACAGTATGACCTTAGCGACTGGTGGATAAGCGGTATAAACAGCTATTGGGATCACCTTGATACACTACAGCCCGAAGATACGCGTCATTATGAAACAGCTTATTATAAGTTTAGACCTGTTCAAGCAGCTGCTTACATTCAGGACAAAATTGAAATTGAAGATCTTATCATAAACATTGGACTTCGTTTTGATTATTTGAATCCGAAAGCGCCAGATGTTTATAAAGTAATTGATTTAAGGGCATCGGATCCAAACGCTGATATCTCAAAAGTTGGAAATGTTAAACCTAAGTGGCATATAAGCCCAAGAATTGGTTTCTCGCATCCAATTTCCGATAGAGCAAAGATTCATTTCGCATATGGTCAATTTTATCAGTATCCTGATATGTTTTTCCTTTACAGAAGATTTAATCAGAATAATCCGAATTATCCATATCCAAACCTTGCTCAAGGATATGAACCCAGAATCGGTAATCCAAATCTAAAACCTGAGACAACACACGCTTACGAGGTTGGAGCTGATGTAGTTTTGACCGAAGATATTGTTATGAGCATAACTGCATTTTACAAAGATACTTATGACTACATTTCAACAAAGCGTTATTTCAGAGATCCATATACTTATACACAGATTGTGAATCTTGACTATGCAAATTCAAGGGGAATTGAGTTCGCGCTGAGAAAGAGATTGAGCAATCATTACGCATTTCAAATAAATTACACATACTCAAGGGCAGAGGGTAATGCAGATAATTGGGCGACGCATTTCTGGGAAGCTTATACCGCATCCGTAACCGGTTACATTCCACCAAAGAGGACAACAACTCTTGCTTGGGATCAGCCACATACTCTTTCATTTATCTTTAATGTAATTTATGACACTTGGGGATTGAACTTCATTGGTAATTTTGGAAGTGGTCTTCCATATACTCCAACAGATGCAAGGGGAACATATTTGACGGGTGAAATAAATAGCGGAAGACAGCCATGGACTGGAAACATTGATGTCAGAGCTTATAAAACATTCAAGATTGGATTCTTAAACGCCACCCTTTGGGCTGATATCACTAATCTTTTAAACAAGAAGAATGTTTTAAATGTATTTGACGATTCTGGAAGACCTGATTATAGCACGAATCCTGCCATTTCTCCGGAGAACAGGCATAGACCGCATTGGTTTAGCGCACCAAGACATGTTGAAATTGGGATAGAATTAAACTTTTAA
- a CDS encoding PorV/PorQ family protein gives MKKFQIIAVLLLMVFSNYALSQFDNVGTSAAAFLKIPVDPRGSSLASAVVANVNDPSAVYWNPAGLSQMKRTEIMFSNTDWIADLNIAFLSVGVPLGNLGAIGVGITYLSMGDMPITTWLDTEGASGQTFSAYDACFAVAYSRRLTDKFSIGVSVKYVTETISHSTASAFALDIGTLYDTGFRGLKVGMSFTNFGTKMRLEGRDLILKVDPYPTAGSNPTDVIATLKTEEWSLPLTFQMGATFNLIESETFRFTLNADYRDERDYRALGLVGGEFAFREMFFVRVGGMKRYAVDERHGKFTLNAGAGIKLGIPGSSVKLKFDYSYSDLYRLKQAHRISLAVVL, from the coding sequence ATGAAAAAGTTTCAAATAATTGCGGTTTTACTCTTGATGGTATTTTCAAATTATGCGCTTTCCCAATTTGATAATGTAGGAACCTCGGCAGCAGCTTTCTTGAAAATCCCTGTTGACCCACGAGGTTCATCACTTGCGAGCGCCGTTGTAGCTAATGTAAATGATCCCTCCGCTGTCTATTGGAATCCTGCGGGACTTTCGCAGATGAAAAGAACGGAAATTATGTTTTCAAATACCGATTGGATTGCGGATTTGAACATCGCTTTCCTTTCCGTTGGTGTTCCTCTTGGAAACCTCGGTGCCATTGGTGTCGGGATAACTTACCTTTCAATGGGCGATATGCCGATTACAACCTGGCTTGATACCGAGGGAGCAAGTGGACAAACTTTTTCTGCTTATGATGCCTGTTTTGCGGTTGCTTATTCGCGAAGGTTGACAGATAAGTTTTCAATTGGTGTAAGCGTAAAATATGTTACGGAAACAATTTCGCATTCAACTGCAAGTGCTTTCGCTCTTGACATCGGAACTTTGTATGATACTGGGTTTAGGGGATTGAAGGTAGGTATGTCGTTTACAAATTTTGGCACAAAGATGCGACTTGAAGGAAGAGATTTGATTTTAAAGGTTGATCCATACCCGACGGCCGGTTCAAATCCAACTGATGTCATCGCAACCCTTAAAACTGAAGAATGGTCTCTACCTTTGACATTTCAAATGGGAGCAACATTTAACTTAATTGAAAGCGAGACATTTAGATTTACGCTCAACGCTGACTATAGAGATGAGCGTGATTATAGAGCGCTCGGACTCGTTGGAGGTGAATTTGCTTTTAGAGAAATGTTTTTCGTGAGAGTTGGAGGAATGAAAAGATACGCAGTTGATGAAAGGCATGGAAAATTCACCTTGAACGCCGGTGCCGGTATAAAACTTGGCATTCCTGGTTCGTCCGTTAAATTGAAATTTGATTATTCATATTCAGATCTATACAGGCTAAAGCAAGCCCACAGAATTTCCCTGGCCGTTGTTTTATAG
- a CDS encoding M14 family zinc carboxypeptidase: MKKSVIIFLSFFLVSISNSDDFKFWKDGIYNPDIPTPKQILGYEIGDFVTEHHQMERYIDALSKSSNRIKVIRYGESYERRGMYLLIISSPENLARLNEIRENIKKLTDPRITSESEARKISETNPIIVWLNYSVDGDETAAFEAGIQVAYQLCAGEDEITKKILKDAIVIINLPHNPDSHQKAVAWFKATFVGKYGNPDPYASEHRGDWRMKTNYNHYLIDLNRDAFACSQIETQKVVEQFHYWNPQVFADHHGETKNMFFVPYAPPVNLNIPSTTKKWARVIGLNIARGFDEYGWSYYTEEVFDLHYPGYWDSYPSLNGAIGMTFETDAGGRKGFQFEREDETIITFKEGIHHHFIASMKTLEASVNHRKEILFDFYKFRQTALEEAKREQYKLFIIVPDKDKEKTSRFIELCLRHGIEIYEAKEPFTSNSARSYFEKSSSKKTFKKGVFIIPMYQPQKRLLKTLFEPDTKIEEGFLKEARFAYEYNKKLGKNVRRLPLGFYDVTAWSLPITWGIECYLTEDSAKVKIEKITQKPVFEFYIPNDTPKYAYVFKYDTDASAKLLAKLLSLDFKVAVASKYFYTETGDYFPRGTVIVRVERNKHIQDFHQKIKRIAREIGVDLYPINTAYTERGIDLGSNWVIELKKPKVAVITEEPTSQTSYGALWFLFEQIYEYDFTPIRWDYFSSVDLYRYNVIVIPDANANQLKNLLGEGGVKKLKEWISNGGVLVTLKNASVFPTLKGVELTSAKLLSEGEKDEDRYEEEKPQAVKDTIKPREKKTAERVEFTPGAIMRVKLDTLHFLSFGYGDEIAVHIYSNLIFEKSKDGANPGVFADKDVRISGFVWEDMEKKFPGNAYLIDEPVGRGRVIMFADDPNFRLYWLSLNRLFLNSIFFAPSF, translated from the coding sequence ATGAAAAAGTCAGTAATCATCTTTTTATCTTTTTTTCTCGTCTCCATATCTAATTCAGATGATTTCAAATTCTGGAAAGATGGGATTTACAATCCCGACATACCAACCCCAAAACAAATCCTTGGGTATGAAATCGGTGATTTCGTAACCGAACATCATCAGATGGAACGCTACATTGATGCACTTTCAAAATCATCAAATCGGATTAAGGTTATAAGATATGGCGAATCGTACGAAAGAAGGGGGATGTATCTACTAATTATAAGCTCGCCTGAAAACCTCGCACGGCTTAACGAGATAAGAGAAAATATAAAAAAATTAACAGACCCAAGGATAACTTCCGAAAGCGAGGCGAGAAAAATATCCGAGACAAATCCAATAATTGTTTGGTTGAATTATTCCGTTGACGGTGATGAGACAGCAGCCTTTGAAGCTGGAATTCAAGTTGCTTATCAACTTTGTGCTGGCGAAGATGAAATAACAAAAAAGATTCTTAAAGATGCGATCGTTATAATTAATCTGCCGCATAACCCCGATAGCCATCAAAAAGCTGTTGCTTGGTTCAAAGCAACATTCGTCGGAAAATATGGTAATCCAGATCCTTACGCCTCTGAACATCGTGGTGATTGGAGGATGAAAACAAATTACAACCATTATTTAATTGATTTAAACCGCGATGCTTTCGCTTGTTCACAAATTGAGACGCAGAAAGTTGTAGAACAATTTCATTACTGGAATCCTCAAGTTTTCGCAGACCATCACGGGGAAACAAAAAATATGTTTTTTGTTCCGTATGCTCCGCCTGTAAATCTAAACATACCATCAACTACAAAAAAGTGGGCGAGGGTCATCGGGCTTAATATCGCTCGTGGATTTGACGAGTATGGATGGAGTTATTATACCGAAGAAGTTTTTGATTTACACTATCCTGGTTATTGGGATTCATATCCATCTCTAAATGGCGCAATTGGAATGACATTTGAAACCGACGCCGGTGGTAGAAAAGGATTCCAATTTGAGAGAGAAGATGAGACAATCATTACTTTCAAAGAGGGGATTCATCATCACTTTATCGCCTCAATGAAAACTCTTGAAGCATCAGTAAATCATAGAAAGGAGATACTGTTTGACTTCTATAAGTTTAGACAAACAGCGCTTGAAGAAGCAAAAAGAGAACAATATAAACTCTTCATCATCGTTCCTGACAAGGACAAAGAAAAGACATCAAGATTTATAGAGTTGTGTCTAAGACATGGAATTGAAATCTATGAAGCAAAAGAACCATTTACGAGCAATTCTGCAAGAAGCTATTTTGAAAAATCATCTTCAAAGAAAACATTTAAAAAAGGTGTTTTCATAATCCCGATGTATCAACCTCAAAAGAGACTTTTGAAAACTTTATTTGAGCCAGATACAAAAATTGAGGAAGGATTTCTTAAAGAAGCGAGGTTTGCTTATGAATACAACAAAAAGCTTGGCAAAAATGTCCGACGACTTCCGCTTGGATTTTACGATGTAACTGCTTGGAGCTTGCCGATAACTTGGGGGATTGAATGTTATCTAACGGAAGATTCCGCCAAAGTTAAAATTGAAAAGATAACTCAAAAACCAGTATTTGAGTTCTATATTCCAAATGACACACCAAAATATGCCTATGTTTTCAAATATGACACAGACGCATCTGCTAAGTTATTGGCTAAACTTTTGTCTTTGGATTTCAAAGTCGCGGTCGCATCTAAGTATTTTTATACTGAAACAGGTGATTATTTCCCAAGGGGAACGGTTATTGTTCGGGTTGAGAGGAATAAACATATTCAAGATTTTCATCAAAAGATCAAGAGAATTGCAAGGGAAATTGGAGTAGATCTATATCCTATAAATACGGCATACACGGAGCGCGGGATTGATCTCGGTTCAAATTGGGTAATTGAATTGAAAAAACCAAAGGTTGCAGTTATAACCGAAGAGCCAACTTCTCAAACTTCATATGGAGCGCTATGGTTTCTATTTGAACAAATTTATGAATACGATTTCACTCCAATAAGATGGGATTATTTTTCAAGTGTAGACCTATATCGGTATAATGTAATTGTTATCCCTGACGCAAATGCGAACCAGTTGAAAAATCTGCTTGGTGAAGGTGGTGTTAAGAAATTAAAAGAGTGGATTTCCAATGGCGGAGTTCTTGTGACATTGAAAAACGCCTCTGTTTTCCCAACCTTAAAAGGTGTTGAACTTACAAGCGCGAAACTTCTCAGTGAGGGCGAAAAGGATGAAGATAGGTATGAGGAGGAGAAACCACAAGCTGTTAAAGATACCATAAAACCAAGGGAGAAAAAAACCGCAGAAAGAGTTGAATTTACACCTGGGGCAATTATGCGCGTTAAACTTGACACTTTGCATTTTTTATCGTTTGGCTATGGCGATGAAATCGCTGTGCATATTTATTCAAATTTAATTTTTGAGAAATCAAAAGATGGAGCAAATCCCGGAGTTTTCGCAGATAAAGATGTTCGCATAAGTGGCTTCGTTTGGGAAGATATGGAGAAGAAGTTCCCAGGAAACGCCTACTTAATTGATGAGCCGGTTGGGCGCGGTAGAGTTATAATGTTTGCGGATGATCCAAACTTTCGCCTTTATTGGCTAAGCTTAAACCGCTTGTTTTTAAACTCCATTTTCTTTGCACCAAGTTTTTGA
- the cas6 gene encoding CRISPR-associated endoribonuclease Cas6, with protein sequence MRLKVTLTAQNIPTSIPVNYNHLIYSEIREKIKRHSDAFKDKRLKELGIFKEKFRVYTFSFLRFKNFLIENEEIKLTSDEEFNFFISSPFASFIEGIAITFLREGSFKVGNVNFIVRSIAKIDVPEFTSEMKFRLLSPIAVVKSQTEKKIFMTPDESNYFDRIKEDLIKKYCFLHGEKLKDVAFEMRFDSEYINSKGGKFSKLIKFGKTNIKCFLAPFIIKTDPRLIEVGYEWGFGHKNHLGFGMAVISE encoded by the coding sequence ATGCGATTAAAAGTTACTCTCACCGCCCAAAACATTCCTACATCAATACCTGTAAACTACAACCACCTTATTTATTCGGAGATAAGGGAAAAGATAAAAAGACATAGCGACGCCTTCAAAGATAAAAGATTAAAGGAGCTCGGAATTTTTAAGGAAAAGTTTAGAGTTTACACATTTTCGTTTCTTCGTTTTAAAAATTTTTTGATAGAGAACGAGGAAATCAAGCTGACCTCCGATGAGGAGTTTAATTTTTTCATTTCATCGCCATTTGCTTCATTTATTGAGGGTATTGCTATCACATTTTTGAGGGAAGGAAGCTTTAAGGTTGGAAATGTCAACTTTATTGTTAGATCAATTGCGAAAATTGATGTTCCAGAGTTCACCAGCGAGATGAAATTTCGGCTTCTTTCCCCTATTGCTGTCGTCAAAAGCCAAACGGAAAAGAAAATTTTTATGACCCCTGATGAAAGCAATTACTTTGATAGGATCAAGGAGGATTTGATAAAAAAGTATTGTTTTTTGCATGGAGAAAAATTGAAAGATGTTGCTTTTGAGATGAGATTTGACAGCGAATATATAAACTCAAAAGGCGGGAAATTTTCAAAACTTATAAAATTTGGGAAAACCAATATAAAGTGTTTTCTTGCGCCATTTATTATAAAAACGGATCCAAGGTTAATTGAAGTTGGCTATGAATGGGGGTTCGGCCATAAAAACCATCTCGGCTTCGGTATGGCGGTAATTTCAGAATAG
- a CDS encoding Rrf2 family transcriptional regulator gives MIVSKTLDYAVRTLMYLGKQHGRGAVLMKEIAENQRIPLSYLAKVMRQLVKAGIVFSEYGPHGGYSLKKLPSEITLRQVYEAVEGEVKMVECLEVPGSACAFVSCCGQADIWQEVEKKFISILEGITIQDIILRDCVYPEKLLTINKQENRHANT, from the coding sequence ATGATAGTTTCAAAGACGCTTGATTATGCAGTAAGGACACTGATGTACTTAGGTAAGCAACACGGTAGAGGAGCAGTTCTAATGAAGGAAATCGCTGAGAACCAAAGGATACCTTTGAGTTATTTGGCAAAGGTTATGAGACAGCTTGTGAAAGCAGGTATAGTTTTTTCCGAGTATGGTCCTCATGGTGGATATTCACTGAAGAAATTGCCATCTGAGATCACATTAAGACAAGTCTATGAAGCAGTTGAGGGCGAGGTTAAAATGGTTGAATGCCTTGAGGTCCCGGGCTCGGCTTGTGCTTTTGTATCTTGCTGTGGTCAAGCGGACATATGGCAGGAGGTGGAGAAAAAATTTATAAGCATCCTTGAAGGTATAACAATTCAAGATATAATTTTAAGGGATTGTGTTTATCCAGAAAAATTATTAACAATAAACAAACAGGAGAATAGACATGCCAACACTTGA
- the sufC gene encoding Fe-S cluster assembly ATPase SufC, with the protein MPTLEVRDLYVSVDGKEILRGLNLVVNKGEVHALMGPNGSGKSTLAYTIMGHPKYKVESGDILFEGKSILEMKPDERAKLGLFLAFQYPIEVPGVTLFNFLWKAIQANNLDSTPNRASQLPKSVVDYKKELIDRIKKLNMSEIFIYRPVGVGFSGGEKKRMEILQMAMLKPVIAFLDEPDSGLDIDSLKVVADVVNSVRNPDIGIVMITHYQRILNYIKPDFVHIMLDGRIVKSGGPEIVEKLEQEGYAWIRETAAESAD; encoded by the coding sequence ATGCCAACACTTGAAGTAAGAGATTTATATGTGAGCGTTGACGGAAAGGAAATTTTAAGGGGACTCAATTTAGTCGTTAACAAAGGAGAAGTTCATGCGTTGATGGGTCCCAATGGTTCAGGGAAAAGCACGCTCGCTTACACTATAATGGGACATCCCAAATATAAAGTTGAAAGCGGAGATATTTTGTTTGAAGGTAAAAGCATACTTGAGATGAAACCTGATGAGAGAGCAAAGTTAGGGTTGTTCCTTGCTTTTCAATATCCTATTGAAGTTCCAGGGGTCACGCTTTTTAACTTTTTGTGGAAGGCGATACAAGCTAACAATCTTGATTCAACGCCTAATCGTGCATCGCAGCTTCCGAAATCGGTCGTTGACTATAAAAAGGAACTTATAGATAGAATCAAAAAATTGAACATGAGCGAAATTTTTATTTATAGACCAGTTGGAGTTGGATTTTCAGGTGGTGAGAAAAAGAGAATGGAGATCTTACAAATGGCTATGTTGAAACCAGTTATTGCATTCCTTGACGAGCCTGATTCTGGGCTTGACATTGATTCGCTTAAAGTTGTCGCAGATGTTGTAAATTCCGTCCGTAACCCAGATATTGGTATCGTTATGATAACTCACTATCAGAGAATTTTGAATTACATCAAGCCAGATTTTGTTCACATAATGCTTGATGGTAGAATCGTTAAATCTGGTGGTCCTGAAATAGTTGAAAAGCTTGAGCAAGAGGGTTACGCTTGGATAAGGGAAACAGCAGCCGAATCGGCTGATTAG
- the sufB gene encoding Fe-S cluster assembly protein SufB, whose translation MQATRNRIDIDYTKYDFKDEIKYVYQAKRGLSREVVEEISYWKNEPEWMRRFRLHSLEVFLKKPMPTWGADLSEINFDEYIYYIKPTDRKGRSWDEVPEKIRQTFERLGIPEAERKFLAGVGAQYESEVVYHSLREDLLKKGVIFTDMDTAVREYPDLVKRYFGTVVPPEDNKFAALNSAVWSGGSFVYVPKGVKVDFPLQAYFRINAESVGQFERTLIIAEEGASVHYIEGCTAPVYSEDSLHSAVVEIIALPGSHVRYTTVQNWSKNVYNLVTKRAVAYEGAFVEWVDGNLGSKTTMKYPAVYLLGKGAKAEILSIAYAGAGQHQDTGAKIIHAAPYTTSNIVSKSISKDGGRTSYRGLVKVQKGAVGVKSTVKCDALMLDEFSRSDTYPYMEIEEELVSIGHEATVGKISEDQLFYLMSRGLTESEALTLVVLGFIEPFAKELPLDYAIELNKLIKLEMEGAIG comes from the coding sequence ATGCAGGCAACAAGAAATAGGATAGATATAGATTACACAAAGTATGATTTCAAAGACGAAATAAAGTATGTCTATCAAGCTAAGCGCGGTTTAAGTAGAGAGGTGGTTGAGGAGATCTCATATTGGAAAAATGAACCTGAGTGGATGCGTCGTTTCAGATTGCATTCGCTTGAAGTTTTTTTGAAAAAGCCGATGCCAACTTGGGGCGCTGATCTTTCAGAAATAAATTTTGATGAATATATCTATTACATTAAACCAACAGATAGAAAAGGCAGGTCTTGGGATGAAGTTCCTGAGAAAATAAGACAAACATTTGAACGATTGGGAATTCCTGAAGCAGAAAGAAAATTTCTCGCTGGCGTTGGTGCTCAATATGAATCCGAAGTCGTATATCATAGCTTGCGCGAGGATTTATTGAAGAAAGGTGTAATTTTCACTGATATGGATACTGCTGTTAGGGAATATCCAGATTTGGTGAAAAGATATTTTGGCACTGTTGTTCCACCTGAGGATAACAAGTTCGCAGCTCTTAACAGTGCGGTCTGGAGCGGTGGAAGTTTTGTTTATGTCCCAAAGGGAGTTAAAGTTGATTTCCCGCTTCAGGCGTATTTCAGGATAAATGCGGAAAGCGTTGGGCAATTTGAGCGAACACTAATAATTGCAGAAGAGGGTGCGAGCGTTCATTATATTGAAGGTTGCACAGCTCCTGTTTATAGCGAAGATTCGCTTCATAGCGCCGTTGTTGAAATCATTGCATTGCCAGGCTCACATGTAAGATATACAACTGTTCAGAATTGGTCAAAGAATGTTTATAATCTTGTCACTAAAAGAGCGGTTGCTTATGAAGGTGCTTTTGTTGAATGGGTTGATGGGAATTTAGGTAGTAAGACAACTATGAAATATCCCGCTGTATATCTTCTTGGTAAAGGTGCAAAAGCAGAAATTTTATCAATTGCTTACGCAGGTGCAGGTCAACACCAAGATACCGGTGCAAAGATAATTCACGCAGCGCCTTATACCACAAGCAATATAGTTTCAAAATCAATAAGCAAAGACGGAGGCAGAACAAGTTATAGAGGACTTGTGAAGGTTCAAAAAGGAGCTGTTGGGGTTAAATCAACAGTTAAATGTGACGCTTTAATGCTTGATGAATTTTCAAGATCTGATACATATCCCTATATGGAGATAGAAGAAGAGCTTGTGAGCATAGGACACGAAGCAACGGTCGGAAAAATAAGCGAAGATCAGCTTTTCTATTTGATGAGCAGAGGTTTAACTGAAAGCGAAGCTCTAACGCTTGTCGTTCTCGGATTTATTGAACCATTTGCAAAGGAATTACCGCTTGATTACGCAATTGAACTTAACAAACTTATAAAGCTTGAAATGGAAGGCGCAATTGGTTAA
- a CDS encoding sulfite oxidase, with protein sequence MPFFIVQHKHETNNCPVRNPELAQMLLKHLASAKDYKIEIRSEGVVDGSHRLFLFVESDGRENVENFMKPFAQLGEVEILNASPCETVVERGGC encoded by the coding sequence ATGCCGTTTTTCATAGTTCAACATAAACACGAAACGAACAATTGCCCTGTTCGGAATCCCGAGCTTGCACAAATGCTGTTGAAACATCTCGCGTCGGCGAAGGATTATAAAATTGAAATCCGATCAGAAGGAGTTGTTGATGGCTCACATAGATTATTTCTGTTCGTTGAATCGGATGGGCGTGAAAATGTTGAGAATTTTATGAAACCATTTGCACAGCTTGGAGAAGTTGAAATCTTAAACGCATCGCCTTGTGAAACAGTTGTTGAAAGAGGCGGTTGTTAA